A region of the Argopecten irradians isolate NY chromosome 16, Ai_NY, whole genome shotgun sequence genome:
TGTGTTTTATATCTTAGAAACAGTAATCACAAGTTACTAAAGCCTTAAATCTCAATGTTTTGATTCACTGGTATTACAGAATGCATAACACATATTCCAGggtaataaaatcattaataccTTTGTATGAACAATGTATTCAAGTTATAAATGGGGCGATACTTAtggcatgttatttttttcttcagtaatctgtAATAGAAAACCAGATTtcatgaataaagctgtgaaaatcatttgaatagacaaacaaacatgtacCGTGCTTTGTAAACATTAGTTACACCACTGAAtttatccactgtaaaatctaGCTGTTAtgtgttatgtatgtttagatggaaatatacatgtagaaatcactttacagtagaagttttatcacagctgtcacaccctgctgtactgtagtagttttatcacagctatcacaccctgctgtactgtagtagttttatcacagctatcaccctgctgtactgtagctATCACCCTGCTGttttagttttatcacagctatcacatcCTGCTGTACTAtggtagttttatcacagctatcacaccctgctgtactgtagtagttccAGTTTTATCAcggctatcacaccctgctgtactgtagtagttttattacagctatcacaccctgctgtactgtagtagttttatcacagctatcacaccctgctgtactgtagtagttttatcacagctatcacaccctgctgtactgtagtagttttattacagctatcacaccctgctgtactgtagtagttttattacagctatcacaccctgctgtactgtagtagttttattacagctatcacaccctgctgtactgtagtagttttatcacagctatcacaccctgctgtactgtagtagttttatcacagctatcacaccctgctgtactgtagtagttttatcacagctatcacaccctgctgtactgtagtagttttatcacagctatcacaccctgctgtactgtaatTAAAAGTTGAATCACAttttgtagtactgtaacatctttacATTATACCCAATCTTTACCCACAGTAAATCATCTCTACCCACACCTACAGCCCATACCCAGTCTCTGTCTGTGTGTAGGATCCTGAGTCCTTTTCCATCTTTACTCAGtagaacaatatttttattgtgtCTCTCCCCTATGATGAGGCTCCCCTGACTATCTCATACACTATACACCGGGGGTCCTGTTTGTGGtgattgtttacatgtactggGGATGTCACCTCTGTATACAAACAGTTCCTGGAAGTCagtatccatgacaacaacaTGACTGTTTCCACATCACCACCATCACGTTCATTACAGTGATCAATCACTGCGACATTGTTAGTGATAGGACACTCTGTGATCCTGTATGGTGTACACACTAATGGTTTCCATCTCCATCTAGTCTTTGTAGTGAGCACCATCTGACCTTGTGTGGTATATTTGGAGACGTTTCCTGACATGCCCACAATGACATGGTTCTTTGCTGTAATACATATGCTGTAAGGATATGTTTTAGTTGTGAATTGTTGAGTTAACTGTCCTGATACCAGCTCCAGGATGTTGTTTTGACCATCACAGGCCCACAATCTGTGTGTTGTTGGTGATAGACTGATGTCATTGACCCAAGTCTTGTGTGTGACCTCCTGTATCACTGTGCCCTTCCTGTCCAGGAGAGTTAATGTGTCACTGTAGTAGACACTGGTCCAGGCCTGGTCATCAGTGGTAGGACATATAGAAGTAATGTCACATGGAGACTTCCACTCCTCCACCACCTTGGTCTCTGTCAGTAGTGTTTTCCTGGCCACTGCTTTCTTACCTTTATCTTCTGACTGTTGTTGTGATGAGGGTTGTTGCTGACCGTCTGATAATGATACTGACCGTTTCTGGTCAGTGGATGTATGACGTTGGCCTGAGGTGGTGACTTTTCCTAAGGCTTGTACCAGGTGACCTTTAGGAGTATTGTTTGGGTTGAAGCTGACTGTATCTAAAGTAGGTTTGACTGGGATATGTATTCGGGAATCTATTTCGCATTTTGTGTCGTATATTTCTATGTGTGAGCCTTGCTGAAGTGTTTTCTTACATTTCTGTATTTGGTGTTTAAGTTGTTTGTTCAATGATTCTAGttcttgtttgtatttttgtatgaGTTTGATGTTGTCGTCTTTAAGTTTTTGATAAAGTGAGAGTGTCTCTTCCCTAAGCTTGTCAAggtcttgttttaatttttctgtTTGCATCTTTAATTGTTGGGATAATTTCTCAAATATGCTGTCGTTGTCTTTGAGGAGTGTATCAGTAGAGGTGATGTGTTTCCCGATCTGCACCAGATCATTTTGTTCGGTTCTTTCAATAAAGTTTCTGATGTCTTGTTTCTTCTGAGGAGTGACTTCACTAAGCTCACAAATAGGATGAGTTTTATGAATGGTGGAAATGCATTTCAAACAAATTAGTTCTTGACATTTTTCACAATACATAtctagttgtctccccttgtgaTGGTTACAGGTTGTCTGTCCTTCCGTACGAACTGGTATGTTTGCTGTTGCCATTCTGATGAAGATTGAATGTTTGTTGAATTTCTGAAAATTGATTATATTGAATCAATACAATTTTTTTGCATAGTCAATTAAATAGGAGTTTCATTAATTTGATGTCCTGTTCAGTTCTACATGTGAAAAAAGTCCTAAAATATTGACCTCAAGCAAGTTAGTTTTAaagtacaagaaaataattACCTGATAATCACTGCATTCACGGATGACACACACAGGCTACCTGGGATTAAATCAAGTTGGTCTTCCCCAGAGTCTAAATGATATTCAATGTTGTTCAAATTTCTCTTCCTCTGAAATTCACAGCCAATCTGAAATTTACTACTGTCTCCTAATTATATGTGTCCACACAGAATAACACAATCCTTGTGTCCACGTCTACCCAGATAAAATGTCTGCCTCTAATGAGGCCAGATGATATCGGATGTTACTCCCTTATCTGGTCCGACAgttgtaaaacaaacatagattgTGTAGTAGGTCAATTTTGATCATGTTTGCAAGCCGTGATATTTATATTACTAAAAATAATTGTGTTTGTcatttataaaatgttcatttaaacaacttcttctcgaTTACCAAAAGATCCAGGGAACTGATATTTGGCCTTCATCCATCTTGGATGTTGATACTTAAGttttttaccactatttcttaaaaagaaCTTTCATATGTCAGTTTTTCCTTGGTtacttgttgtgcatattgtactTTTTGAGGAATAGGGGAAAGCATGGCCGATTGGCAGCCacttttgacaattgaagttagCTACCTTTGTTTCCCCGACAAATACTGAAGGGAACTTTCTCATTAATATTGCATCTCTTTGACTGATAacaatttatcaatacatgATGGACATCAAGATCCCTCTGTGATctcatataattatttattattttgatgatCCTCAGGTACCGCCAGCCCCTGTCAGATCTACAATGGAGGCTGTGTCCACAGCTGTCACCCAGCTCCCGACGG
Encoded here:
- the LOC138310408 gene encoding uncharacterized protein, coding for MATANIPVRTEGQTTCNHHKGRQLDMYCEKCQELICLKCISTIHKTHPICELSEVTPQKKQDIRNFIERTEQNDLVQIGKHITSTDTLLKDNDSIFEKLSQQLKMQTEKLKQDLDKLREETLSLYQKLKDDNIKLIQKYKQELESLNKQLKHQIQKCKKTLQQGSHIEIYDTKCEIDSRIHIPVKPTLDTVSFNPNNTPKGHLVQALGKVTTSGQRHTSTDQKRSVSLSDGQQQPSSQQQSEDKGKKAVARKTLLTETKVVEEWKSPCDITSICPTTDDQAWTSVYYSDTLTLLDRKGTVIQEVTHKTWVNDISLSPTTHRLWACDGQNNILELVSGQLTQQFTTKTYPYSICITAKNHVIVGMSGNVSKYTTQGQMVLTTKTRWRWKPLVCTPYRITECPITNNVAVIDHCNERDGGDVETVMLLSWILTSRNCLYTEVTSPVHVNNHHKQDPRCIVYEIVRGASS